The genomic stretch ACCTGCTGGAGCAACATCAACTAACCGATGACAGGCTTGAGGAGCTCGAACAGAGTTCGTATCTTGGTCGGATCCTCGTCGCAGGGTTGTCGTTTTCTAATCAGGTACCTACCGATATTCACAGAGCCATCGAGGAGGCCGGTCGGCACGTGGTCCATGAACTTGAAAAATACCTCAATGCGTTAGGCACAATAGCCGCTATAACGCCCCTGTTAGGGCTGCTTGGAACGGTGATTGGGATGATCAAGGTGTTTGCCGCAATTACTGCGGTCGGTGTCGGTAACCCCCAGGTTTTGGCGGGGGGCATCTCAGAAGCGTTGATCACAACCGCGGCAGGTTTATCGGTTGGTATACCAAGTCTCATGTTCCACCGCTATTTCAAGGGAAAAATTAATGAACTCACTGTCGATATGGAGCAACATGCTTTACGACTGTTGAACCTGATGCAAGGGGGACGGAAGTTGTGAGATTCTCCCAGCACCGTGAAGAAGAAGTCGGCATCAGTCTAACGCCGTTGATTGATGTTGTATTCCTGCTGTTGATCTTTTTCATGGTTTCGACGACCTTTTCCAAGGAATCTCAGTTGAATCTGCGGTTGCCCACCAGCGACCTTCCCTTAGAGACAACGCTGGAGGAAGAGGTGATTGTCATCAGTATCTCAGAACAGGGCCAATATGCATTAAAGCGCGGGAGCGATCCGTCTCCCAGGATGTTTAACGGTAATGGTGCAGGGGAGTTGTCCGAGCAGTTGTTAGCCCTTGTCACAGGCTGGAAGGATCCGGTCGTTATCATTCGTGCAGACCGTATGGCAACCCATCAGTCGGTCATGACTGCATTGGATGCTGCTCAGCGAGCTGGCCTTCTTAGGCTGACCTTTTCACTGCAGAAACAACTTTAAGTATCCCAACTCGGTTAACCCATTGAGCAGTCTGCGTATATTTCAGCGACTGCTTGGTTATGTCTGGCCCTATCGACTGGTATTTGTGCTGAGCATAGTCGGCATGGTTTTGGTTGCTGCTGCGGAGACAGGGTTTGCAGCACTTCTGAAACCGATTATGGACGGCGGATTTGTCGAACGCGATGCAGCCATTATCAAGTGGGCGCCAGGCATGCTGATTGTCGTGTTTCTGGTACGTTCGTTCGGATCTTTTGCGGATCAGTACTGTATATCCAGAGTTGCCCGTTATGTTGTCTATGACTTAAGGGCTTTGATGTTCGATCGCATGATCCGACTGCCAAGTCGATATTTTGATCAGCATCCATCGTCACTTCTGGTATCTAAACTTGTTTATGATGTTGAGCAAGTTGCAGTAGCTAGTTCCATGGCAATACGGATATTTATCAAGGACAGTATTTTGTGTATTGGGTTACTGAGCTGGATGTCATATCTGAGCTGGCAACTCACACTGGTGTTTCTTGTTGTCACACCGATTGCCGCATTCATAATGCAAAAAGCAAGCCGACGATTCAGGAAGACAAGTGAAGCCATCCAGCGGTCAATGGGTTGGATAACTCATTCGGCGAAAGAAGCATTCCAAGGGCACCGCGTTGTCAAAGCCTATGGTAGTTACGACCATGAAAATCAAAGATTTGAACAGGCAAATCGTGACAACAGGACGCAGTCTATGCGCAAAGCTCTGGTAGCATCGGTCAGTGTTCCGCTGTTGATATTTTTCGCCAGTGTAACTGTGGCGGTCATTATTTATCTTTCAATGAGTGGAGTCATCAAGTCGCTTGTCAGTCCGGGTACTTTTGTTTCCTATCTTGGTGCGATCCTGCTGTTAATGGGTCCAATCAAGCGGCTAGCCCGGGTAAACGAACACCTCCAGACCGGTGTAGCGGCAGCCGAAAGTGTCTTTGGGGTACTCGACAAATCGATTGAAGAAACTGGCGGCAGCAAGATTACTGACACAATCGTCGGAGACATCGAATTCAAGAATGTCACGTTTCAGTACGAAATGACTGACGACAGTGCATTGAAGGAGGTCTCGTTTCGAATCAACCGCGGTGAGACCGTAGCGCTTGTCGGCGCTTCGGGCAGTGGCAAGACAAGCATTGCCTCTCTACTGCTCGGATTTTATCGGGCTCAGCAAGGCGAAATACTGATCGATGGGACACCAATAGAAGACTATCAAATTGACTTTTTACGTTCCCAAATCGGTTTTGCATCACAAGAGGCAGTGTTGTTTGACGGCTCGATTGAAAGCAACGTGGCTTACTCGGCGGCTCAGATTGATAAGAAGATGCTTGCCGATGTGGTCGAAGCATCCAGAATATCGACCTTTTCTGAAAAGTTGCCGAATTCACTGAAAACGGCTATTGGGGAACAGGGTATTAGGCTTTCCGGCGGGCAAAGGCAGCGGCTGACCATCGCCCGAGCGCTCTACAGGTGTGCGCCGATTCTTATTATGGATGAAGCAACCTCTGCACTGGATAACGTTTCTGAGAGCAAGGTGAAGGAAGGCATCAAGACACTCTCGGCTGAACGAACAGTGCTGATAATTGCGCACCGCTTAAGTACGGTGGTCGAGGCTGACCGGATACTTGTTTTGCAGGACGGCAGACTCGTGGAACAGGGCACACATCCGCAGTTGCTGGAAATGGATGGTCATTATGCCGAACTGCATTTCCGCCAGGAGAGAGGGGAGCTTCAGAGCACGGATCACAATGCCTGATGGGCGCAGTCGCCAAATTGTTACTTAGGTCCTGGTACACCCCGACGTGGGTTACGCCGCTGTTCATACCTGTGAGTGTTCTTTATCGGGCTTTCATGGCGGTTCGAGGGCTGTTGTACCAATCAGGCGTATTTAAGATCCAAGATTTCGATGTACCCATTATTGTGGTCGGTAACCTGACTGTTGGTGGTACGGGTAAGACACCGCTGCTCATTCACCTCTCAAAGGAGTTGATGGCGCACGGATTCAAACCTGGAGTAGTGAGCCGAGGTTACGGAACTAAAGGACCCTATCCGGTCCAGGTTACCTCAAATACGGACGTATTGCGCAGTGGCGATGAACCACTGCTGATCGCCCGTAGCCTCGACGTACCGGTTGTAGTAGATCCGGATCGCGTGAATGCGGTAAGGGAAATCCTAAAAACAGGATCCGTAGATATTGTTCTGTCAGACGATGGTCTCCAGCACACTCGGCTAGGGCGCCAACTGGAGATAGTGGTCATCGATGGTAAGCGTGGACTCGGTAACGGCCTACTACTGCCTGCCGGTCCGCTGCGAGAGCCCCCAAAGCGGCTAAACACCGTCAATGTTGTGGTACGCCATGGAGGCACCCCCAAGCCCGGTGAATCTTCCCTGGAGACGAGTTTAGGGGCTGTGGTCAATATCAACGACGGGCGAGAATCGACTCTGGCATCTTTTGAAGGAAAACAATGTGTGGTCATAACCGCTATCGCGAACCCCGATAGATTTTTTCAGCAGCTGTCGGATGAAGGTCTCCAGTTCGAGTGCGTTGAATTTTCCGATCATTATTACTTTTCTTTCAAAGATCTGAAAAGATACCAAAACTCAACCGTCCTGATGACAGAAAAGGATGCTGTGAAATGTCAAGTTCTGGCCGGACCAGACTGGTGGCAGGTGGGTCAGAACGTCAGGACTGGCGGTCAGGTTGTTGAAACGGTGCTTCAAGTCGCAAAAGCCGGATCGATCGTATGAGTTTTTCCTATCATATTGTGATTCCAGCCCGCTTCGATTCGCAAAGACTGCCTGGAAAACCGTTGCTCGATATCGCAGGGAAACCCCTTATCCAGCGGGTTTACGAATGCGCGCAACAAAGCGACGCTGACTCGATTACCGTTGCTACTGATAACCAGGAGATCTTTGACAGGGTAGAGGCCTTCAGGGGCGTGGTTTACATGACCCGTAAGGATCACCTGAGTGGTACAGACCGCGTTGCAGAGGCAACACAGCTGTTGGGCTTAGCTGAGGATGCCCTTGTGCTCAATCTTCAGGGAGATGAACCCCTGATATCGCCTGTTTTGATCAATCAGGTAGCACAGGCCCTGGTCAACGCACCTGACGTCATGATCTCCAGCGCCTGTTGCCCGATCGAATCTCTAGCAGAGTACCAGGATCCTAATGTTGTGAAAGTCGTCCGAAATCAACGGCGACTTGCTGCGTATTTTTCAAGGGCACCGATCCCTTGGATACGCGATGAAGGATCTTCAGATCGCTCGGGTATGCGTTGGTCAGATGCCTATCGGCACTTGGGCATTTACGCCTATCGTGTGGGTTACCTCACCCGATTTTGTGAACTGCCACCTGCACCTACAGAACTGACCGAAAAACTAGAACAGCTCAGAGCGCTGTGGTATGGCGACGCCATAATGGTGTGTGACGCAAAAGAGATTCCGGGACCGGGGGTAGACACCGCGCAGGATCTTCGCCGAGTTGTCGAGTATTTCGAGTCACTGCCAGCGCAGATTGATAAAAACGACTGATTGACATGGTGATGGGGCCACTCATGGTGGGTGTGGAAGGGCAATCTTTGTCGGCCCAAGAGAACGACTGGCTGGCACACCCATCAGTAGGGGGAGTAATCCTTTTTAGTCGCAATTATGATTGCCCAGCGCAACTCACTGATCTCGTAAGCAGTATAAAGGCCATCAAATCACCGAAGTTGCTGGTTGCAGTGGATCAAGAGGGGGGGCGGGTTCAAAGGTTTGTGGTTGGGTTTACCCCTTTGCCACCGCAACATCAAATTGGTGTGCGTTTCGACAACGATCCCACCGGCGCCGAGGAACTTGCTTGGATTCTTGGACGGGTGATGGGTTTCGAATTAAGAGCAGCCAACATTGATATCAGCTTTGCACCGGTGGTTGACTTATATAGACGCGACAGCAGTGCTATCGGCGACCGCGCGTTTCATTCGGATCCAGATGTGGTAATCCGCTTAGCGGGTCGCTTATGTCGCGGTATGCGGACCTCCGGGATCACATCGATCGCCAAGCATTATCCGGGCCATGGAGGCGTCACAGCTGATTCTCACGTTACACTACCGCTAGATCCCAGGTCGATCGAGGCAATCAGTACCACTGATTTGAAGCCATACAGTGCTTATCGGGAAGTCGGTTTTAAGGGCTTGCTGACCTGTCATGTGATGTATCCAGCGATTGATAATCAACCGGCTACGTTTTCTACTCGATGGATTCAAGAGATTCTTCGCAATGACCTGAAATTTTCAGCCGCTGTATTCAGTGACGACCTAAATATGGCCGCCGCTCGCTCGATCGAGGATATCCACACACGCGTTTTATGCGCGCTTGCAGCCGGTTGCGACATGGTTCTGTTGTGCAACAACACGGCAGATATGGATGCTGTGCTGGAACGAGCCCCATGCCATGTTTCCTCAAACAGTAGATTAAGGCTTGAAGCCCTCTACGGATCGGAGCCGAAGAGTTCGACTCAGAACGAAATTGCAGACTGGCGTGGTCGCCTTGTCAATCTGGACTGAGCTTCTATGCGTCTCTGTCAGCACGTTCGATGTAGTCACCGGTGTCGGTGCTGATCCGAATCTTGTCTCCAGGTTTGACGAATGCAGGTACGGTGACACGTATGC from Gammaproteobacteria bacterium encodes the following:
- the nagZ gene encoding beta-N-acetylhexosaminidase, whose protein sequence is MVMGPLMVGVEGQSLSAQENDWLAHPSVGGVILFSRNYDCPAQLTDLVSSIKAIKSPKLLVAVDQEGGRVQRFVVGFTPLPPQHQIGVRFDNDPTGAEELAWILGRVMGFELRAANIDISFAPVVDLYRRDSSAIGDRAFHSDPDVVIRLAGRLCRGMRTSGITSIAKHYPGHGGVTADSHVTLPLDPRSIEAISTTDLKPYSAYREVGFKGLLTCHVMYPAIDNQPATFSTRWIQEILRNDLKFSAAVFSDDLNMAAARSIEDIHTRVLCALAAGCDMVLLCNNTADMDAVLERAPCHVSSNSRLRLEALYGSEPKSSTQNEIADWRGRLVNLD
- the lpxK gene encoding tetraacyldisaccharide 4'-kinase, producing MGAVAKLLLRSWYTPTWVTPLFIPVSVLYRAFMAVRGLLYQSGVFKIQDFDVPIIVVGNLTVGGTGKTPLLIHLSKELMAHGFKPGVVSRGYGTKGPYPVQVTSNTDVLRSGDEPLLIARSLDVPVVVDPDRVNAVREILKTGSVDIVLSDDGLQHTRLGRQLEIVVIDGKRGLGNGLLLPAGPLREPPKRLNTVNVVVRHGGTPKPGESSLETSLGAVVNINDGRESTLASFEGKQCVVITAIANPDRFFQQLSDEGLQFECVEFSDHYYFSFKDLKRYQNSTVLMTEKDAVKCQVLAGPDWWQVGQNVRTGGQVVETVLQVAKAGSIV
- a CDS encoding MotA/TolQ/ExbB proton channel family protein, producing the protein MFELIRSGGWLMVPIILCSVISVAIIIERLWTLKKDSVAPTDLVSDIEHLLEQHQLTDDRLEELEQSSYLGRILVAGLSFSNQVPTDIHRAIEEAGRHVVHELEKYLNALGTIAAITPLLGLLGTVIGMIKVFAAITAVGVGNPQVLAGGISEALITTAAGLSVGIPSLMFHRYFKGKINELTVDMEQHALRLLNLMQGGRKL
- the msbA gene encoding lipid A export permease/ATP-binding protein MsbA translates to MSSLRIFQRLLGYVWPYRLVFVLSIVGMVLVAAAETGFAALLKPIMDGGFVERDAAIIKWAPGMLIVVFLVRSFGSFADQYCISRVARYVVYDLRALMFDRMIRLPSRYFDQHPSSLLVSKLVYDVEQVAVASSMAIRIFIKDSILCIGLLSWMSYLSWQLTLVFLVVTPIAAFIMQKASRRFRKTSEAIQRSMGWITHSAKEAFQGHRVVKAYGSYDHENQRFEQANRDNRTQSMRKALVASVSVPLLIFFASVTVAVIIYLSMSGVIKSLVSPGTFVSYLGAILLLMGPIKRLARVNEHLQTGVAAAESVFGVLDKSIEETGGSKITDTIVGDIEFKNVTFQYEMTDDSALKEVSFRINRGETVALVGASGSGKTSIASLLLGFYRAQQGEILIDGTPIEDYQIDFLRSQIGFASQEAVLFDGSIESNVAYSAAQIDKKMLADVVEASRISTFSEKLPNSLKTAIGEQGIRLSGGQRQRLTIARALYRCAPILIMDEATSALDNVSESKVKEGIKTLSAERTVLIIAHRLSTVVEADRILVLQDGRLVEQGTHPQLLEMDGHYAELHFRQERGELQSTDHNA
- the kdsB gene encoding 3-deoxy-manno-octulosonate cytidylyltransferase, yielding MSFSYHIVIPARFDSQRLPGKPLLDIAGKPLIQRVYECAQQSDADSITVATDNQEIFDRVEAFRGVVYMTRKDHLSGTDRVAEATQLLGLAEDALVLNLQGDEPLISPVLINQVAQALVNAPDVMISSACCPIESLAEYQDPNVVKVVRNQRRLAAYFSRAPIPWIRDEGSSDRSGMRWSDAYRHLGIYAYRVGYLTRFCELPPAPTELTEKLEQLRALWYGDAIMVCDAKEIPGPGVDTAQDLRRVVEYFESLPAQIDKND
- a CDS encoding biopolymer transporter ExbD; this encodes MRFSQHREEEVGISLTPLIDVVFLLLIFFMVSTTFSKESQLNLRLPTSDLPLETTLEEEVIVISISEQGQYALKRGSDPSPRMFNGNGAGELSEQLLALVTGWKDPVVIIRADRMATHQSVMTALDAAQRAGLLRLTFSLQKQL